The proteins below are encoded in one region of Syngnathus acus chromosome 2, fSynAcu1.2, whole genome shotgun sequence:
- the LOC119138667 gene encoding midkine-A-like, with amino-acid sequence MKATLLLLFVAVLTIKAVAGGKNNKEKIKPSQSGSDCTDWRYGNCVPSNGDCGPGFREGICNLQTKKMKCKVPCNWKKNFGADCKYRFGSWGDCDPDAGIQTRSGTLKKALYNAECQQTISVTKPCLGKTKTKSKGKKKKGNDQ; translated from the exons ATGAAGGCtacgctgctgctgctctttgTTGCTGTCCTCACAATCAAAGCTGTAGCTggagggaaaaacaacaaag AGAAAATCAAACCTTCCCAGTCTGGTTCGGACTGCACCGACTGGCGCTATGGAAACTGTGTCCCTAGCAACGGAGACTGCGGTCCCGGGTTTAGGGAGGGAATATGTAATCTGCAAaccaagaaaatgaaatgcaaagtACCCTGCAACTGGAAAAAGAACTTTGGAG CTGACTGCAAGTATAGGTTTGGAAGTTGGGGTGATTGTGACCCAGATGCTGGCATCCAGACACGAAGTGGGACCTTGAAGAAGGCACTGTACAACGCAGAGTGCCAGCAGACCATTTCTGTCACCAAACCCTGCCTTGGCAAAACCAAGACAAAAAGCAAAG gaaagaagaaaaaaggcaaCGACCAGTAG